In Carya illinoinensis cultivar Pawnee chromosome 16, C.illinoinensisPawnee_v1, whole genome shotgun sequence, a single window of DNA contains:
- the LOC122298474 gene encoding uncharacterized protein LOC122298474 isoform X3, translated as MMMRSKMATTDTYPYQPDQLSHHAVVVAFLSCLFFIPFEIMSALNDHDKDIVWWSMHVCLIGFFYFFRQTLIAEPSYSNFNKWYFSWLFVAAVYHYPSTHWMVAFMRMNLSLFLTTFASSILCLLVFHSIFDGFCYILSRTEIQKWPDIRIILQLSAVVSIACCFFLSECRDERPLEPRNLKDQVCSYWLITTPRVESLSYYYSPLFAILDNYGTIYVIYGKFDKSGSPKVTTDEIYPVYSLWATFIGLYIANYIAAKLSASKEEYEKKKKRNNEQMKPDFSDMVPWYSGTSADLYKTVFDIVVSVNVFLGRFDMRILQAATSVVEGVSTNRRNIQDGVPHEDFLYDVYSEKEELWFDFIADTGDGGNSTYTVARLLAQHSITLRDCNLSLNRGDLLLIGGDIAYPNPSQITYERRLFRPFDYAFQPPPWAEQARMAVNKHPGPPRVYGQVTPYEGPPYEGPRCFLIPGNHDWFDGLHTFMRNICHKSWLGGWFMPQRKSYFALKLPKGWWVFGLDLALQDDIDVYQFEFFSKLAQERCELGHIFQSDSVFSFLRNCFGTVLNAFIYMLDHSYASLGGSILFLLVAIAFTPSKAPWKTRIAIGSFHFSTHLIVALVIMLVLELSVEMLVRNKLLATSGYHSLYQWYQSVESRYSPLPNVARAFLEQWTFGLYPACIKYLMSAFDVPELMAVTRSNICEKGMESLSRRGAIIYYFSVFLYFWIFSTQTVSLVFGSYLYICINWFNLHYDEAFSSLRIADYKAFTRFHIQSNGDLKVFTLAVDKVPEEWQQDPEWEKESSQTSEELSHRRKVPSQWKAAAPSLDPLATVRIIEEFVISKKDHSPNISETECSQTEEST; from the exons ATGATGATGAGGTCTAAAATGGCAACAACGGATACATACCCATACCAACCTGATCAGCTTTCACATCATGCAGTTGTCGTTGCATTTCTGAGTTGCCTCTTCTTTATCCCTTTCGAGATTATGAGTGCCCTTAACGATCATGACAAAGACATCGTGTGGTGGTCTATGCATGTCTGTTTGATTGGATTCTTCTATTTCTTTCGCCAGACATTGATAGCAGAACCGAGCTATTCCAATTTCAATAAGTG GTATTTCTCTTGGCTTTTTGTGGCAGCTGTGTATCATTATCCTAGTACACACTGGATGGTAGCCTTCATGAGAATGAATCTGTCGTTATTTTTGACAACTTTTGCTTCTTCTATTCTGTGTCTTCTTGTCTTCCACTCTATTTTTGATGGCTTTTGCTACATCCTTTCACGTACTGAGATTCAAAAGTGGCCAGACATACGGATCATTCTCCAACTTTCTGCT GTTGTCAGTATAGCCTGTTGTTTTTTCCTAAGTGAATGTAGAGATGAGAGACCGCTGGAACCAAGAAATTTGAAAGACCAAGTCTGCTCATATTGGCTAATTACTACTCCGAGGGTTGAGTCTCTGAGTTACTATTATTCTCCCCTTTTTGCCATATTGGACAATTACGGGACAATATACGTCATTTATGGCAAG tttgaTAAGAGTGGGTCCCCCAAGGTTACAACGGACGAAATCTATCCAGTGTACTCGTTATGGGCCACATTTATAGGCCTTTACATTGCAAATTATATTGCGGCGAAGTTATCAGC GTCAAAGGAAGAatatgagaagaagaagaagagaaacaaTGAACAAATGAAGCCTGATTTTTCAGATATGGTTCCTTGGTATTCAGG AACATCAGCTGATTTATACAAGACTGTTTTTGACATTGTGGTATCAGTAAATGTCTTTCTAGGTCGCTTTGACATGCGCATATTGCAG GCAGCTACAAGCGTGGTTGAAGGTGTGTCAACAAATAGAAGGAACATTCAAGATGGAGTTCCACATGAAGATTTTTTGTATGATGTTTATAGCGAAAAGGAAGAACTATGGTTTGACTTCATCGCTGACACTGGCGACGGTGGGAACTCAACTTATACAGTGGCACGACTACTTGCTCAGCATAGCATTACTCTCAGAGATTGTAATCTTTCCTTAAATCGCGGGGACTTACTACTCATTGGAGGAGATATTGC GTATCCTAACCCGTCACAAATCACATATGAAAGGCGCCTCTTTCGTCCTTTTGACTATGCTTTTCAGCCGCCACCATGGGCTGAACAAGCCCGTATGGCCGTTAACAAGCATCCGGGGCCTCCTAGGGTTTATGGACAAGTGACACCATATGAAGGGCCTCCATATGAAGGGCCTCGATGTTTTCTTATTCCCGGAAACCATG ATTGGTTTGATGGACTTCATACCTTTATGAGGAATATATGCCATAAGAGCTGGTTGGGTGGGTGGTTTATGCCTCAGAGGAAGAGTTATTTTGCATTGAAACTCCCTAAAGGATGGTGGGTGTTTGGTCTTGATCTTGCACTCCAAGATGATATTGATGTGTACCAATTCGAATTCTTCTCAAAACTAGCTCAAGAAAGG TGTGAGCTTGGCCACATCTTTCAATCAGATTCAGTTTTCAGTTTCTTGAGGAACTGTTTTGGTACGGTGTTGAATGCTTTTATATACATGCTGGATCACTCTTATGCGTCTCTGGGTGGTTCAATATTGTTTCTGCTGGTAGCAATTGCATTTACACCCTCCAAAGCGCCATGGAAGACAAGGATTGCGATTGGGAGTTTTCACTTCTCTACACACCTGATTGTAGCTCTAGTTATCATGTTGGTGTTGGAATTGTCGGTTGAGATGCTTGTCCGGAATAAATTATTAGCAACTTCAG GTTATCACTCTCTCTATCAATGGTACCAATCAGTAGAAAGTAGGTACAGTCCACTCCCAAATGTTGCTCGAGCTTTTTTAGAACAGTggacatttggcctttatcctgCATGTATCAAGTATCTCATGTCTGCATTTGACGTGCCTGAG CTCATGGCAGTCACTCGGAGCAACATATGTGAGAAAGGGATGGAATCTCTATCTCGACGGGGTGccatcatttattatttttctgtgTTCCTTTATTTCTGGATCTTTTCGACTCAAACAGTTTCCTTGGTGTTTGGAAGCTACTTATACATCTGCATCAACTGGTTTAACTTACACTATGATGAAGCCTTCTCTTCTCTTAGGATTGCTGATTACAAAGCTTTCACCCGATTTCACATCCAATCAAATGGTGATCTTAAAGTCTTCACCCTTGCAGTTGATAag GTACCAGAGGAATGGCAGCAGGATCCTGAATGGGAGAAGGAGTCATCACAAACCTCAGAGGAGTTGAGTCACCGCAGAAAGGTTCCCAGCCAATGGAAGGCTGCTGCTCCGTCTCTGGACCCCTTAGCTACTGTGAGGATTATTGAAGAATTCGTCATTTCAAAGAAAGATCATAGCCCTAATATCAGTGAAACAGAGTGTAGCCAAACAGAAGAATCGACCTGA
- the LOC122298474 gene encoding uncharacterized protein LOC122298474 isoform X1, with protein MMMRSKMATTDTYPYQPDQLSHHAVVVAFLSCLFFIPFEIMSALNDHDKDIVWWSMHVCLIGFFYFFRQTLIAEPSYSNFNKWYFSWLFVAAVYHYPSTHWMVAFMRMNLSLFLTTFASSILCLLVFHSIFDGFCYILSRTEIQKWPDIRIILQLSAVVSIACCFFLSECRDERPLEPRNLKDQVCSYWLITTPRVESLSYYYSPLFAILDNYGTIYVIYGKFDKSGSPKVTTDEIYPVYSLWATFIGLYIANYIAAKLSASKEEYEKKKKRNNEQMKPDFSDMVPWYSGTSADLYKTVFDIVVSVNVFLGRFDMRILQAATSVVEGVSTNRRNIQDGVPHEDFLYDVYSEKEELWFDFIADTGDGGNSTYTVARLLAQHSITLRDCNLSLNRGDLLLIGGDIAYPNPSQITYERRLFRPFDYAFQPPPWAEQARMAVNKHPGPPRVYGQVTPYEGPPYEGPRCFLIPGNHDWFDGLHTFMRNICHKSWLGGWFMPQRKSYFALKLPKGWWVFGLDLALQDDIDVYQFEFFSKLAQERVGEKGTVIVMTHQPDWIINWYDKASDSKNNVSDLMCNILKERCKLRIAGDIHHYMHHSVKSGGSDEPAYAPHLLVNGCGGAFLHPTHVFRDFNKSHGVSYKLEKAYPSFEISRRLALKNILNFRKQNWRFDFIGGILYFILVFSMFPQCELGHIFQSDSVFSFLRNCFGTVLNAFIYMLDHSYASLGGSILFLLVAIAFTPSKAPWKTRIAIGSFHFSTHLIVALVIMLVLELSVEMLVRNKLLATSGYHSLYQWYQSVESRYSPLPNVARAFLEQWTFGLYPACIKYLMSAFDVPELMAVTRSNICEKGMESLSRRGAIIYYFSVFLYFWIFSTQTVSLVFGSYLYICINWFNLHYDEAFSSLRIADYKAFTRFHIQSNGDLKVFTLAVDKVPEEWQQDPEWEKESSQTSEELSHRRKVPSQWKAAAPSLDPLATVRIIEEFVISKKDHSPNISETECSQTEEST; from the exons ATGATGATGAGGTCTAAAATGGCAACAACGGATACATACCCATACCAACCTGATCAGCTTTCACATCATGCAGTTGTCGTTGCATTTCTGAGTTGCCTCTTCTTTATCCCTTTCGAGATTATGAGTGCCCTTAACGATCATGACAAAGACATCGTGTGGTGGTCTATGCATGTCTGTTTGATTGGATTCTTCTATTTCTTTCGCCAGACATTGATAGCAGAACCGAGCTATTCCAATTTCAATAAGTG GTATTTCTCTTGGCTTTTTGTGGCAGCTGTGTATCATTATCCTAGTACACACTGGATGGTAGCCTTCATGAGAATGAATCTGTCGTTATTTTTGACAACTTTTGCTTCTTCTATTCTGTGTCTTCTTGTCTTCCACTCTATTTTTGATGGCTTTTGCTACATCCTTTCACGTACTGAGATTCAAAAGTGGCCAGACATACGGATCATTCTCCAACTTTCTGCT GTTGTCAGTATAGCCTGTTGTTTTTTCCTAAGTGAATGTAGAGATGAGAGACCGCTGGAACCAAGAAATTTGAAAGACCAAGTCTGCTCATATTGGCTAATTACTACTCCGAGGGTTGAGTCTCTGAGTTACTATTATTCTCCCCTTTTTGCCATATTGGACAATTACGGGACAATATACGTCATTTATGGCAAG tttgaTAAGAGTGGGTCCCCCAAGGTTACAACGGACGAAATCTATCCAGTGTACTCGTTATGGGCCACATTTATAGGCCTTTACATTGCAAATTATATTGCGGCGAAGTTATCAGC GTCAAAGGAAGAatatgagaagaagaagaagagaaacaaTGAACAAATGAAGCCTGATTTTTCAGATATGGTTCCTTGGTATTCAGG AACATCAGCTGATTTATACAAGACTGTTTTTGACATTGTGGTATCAGTAAATGTCTTTCTAGGTCGCTTTGACATGCGCATATTGCAG GCAGCTACAAGCGTGGTTGAAGGTGTGTCAACAAATAGAAGGAACATTCAAGATGGAGTTCCACATGAAGATTTTTTGTATGATGTTTATAGCGAAAAGGAAGAACTATGGTTTGACTTCATCGCTGACACTGGCGACGGTGGGAACTCAACTTATACAGTGGCACGACTACTTGCTCAGCATAGCATTACTCTCAGAGATTGTAATCTTTCCTTAAATCGCGGGGACTTACTACTCATTGGAGGAGATATTGC GTATCCTAACCCGTCACAAATCACATATGAAAGGCGCCTCTTTCGTCCTTTTGACTATGCTTTTCAGCCGCCACCATGGGCTGAACAAGCCCGTATGGCCGTTAACAAGCATCCGGGGCCTCCTAGGGTTTATGGACAAGTGACACCATATGAAGGGCCTCCATATGAAGGGCCTCGATGTTTTCTTATTCCCGGAAACCATG ATTGGTTTGATGGACTTCATACCTTTATGAGGAATATATGCCATAAGAGCTGGTTGGGTGGGTGGTTTATGCCTCAGAGGAAGAGTTATTTTGCATTGAAACTCCCTAAAGGATGGTGGGTGTTTGGTCTTGATCTTGCACTCCAAGATGATATTGATGTGTACCAATTCGAATTCTTCTCAAAACTAGCTCAAGAAAGG GTTGGAGAGAAAGGCACTGTGATTGTTATGACGCACCAACCAGATTGGATTATTAATTGGTACGATAAAGCTAGTGATTCTAAGAACAATGTTTCAGACCTGATGTGCAATATTCTTAAGGAAAGGTGTAAGCTTCGAATTGCTGGTGACATACATCACTATATGCACCACTCTGTTAAATCTGGTGGGTCAGATGAGCCAGCTTATGCACCACATCTACTTGTAAATGGTTGTGGTGGAGCATTTTTGCATCCCACTCATGTGTTTCGTGATTTCAATAAATCTCATGGAGTTTCCTATAAGCTTGAAAAGGCTTATCCTAGTTTTGAGATCTCAAGAAGG CTTgcgttgaaaaatattttgaactttCGAAAGCAGAATTGGAGATTTGATTTTATTGGTGGCATCCTATACTTTATATTGGTTTTTTCTATGTTCCCACAG TGTGAGCTTGGCCACATCTTTCAATCAGATTCAGTTTTCAGTTTCTTGAGGAACTGTTTTGGTACGGTGTTGAATGCTTTTATATACATGCTGGATCACTCTTATGCGTCTCTGGGTGGTTCAATATTGTTTCTGCTGGTAGCAATTGCATTTACACCCTCCAAAGCGCCATGGAAGACAAGGATTGCGATTGGGAGTTTTCACTTCTCTACACACCTGATTGTAGCTCTAGTTATCATGTTGGTGTTGGAATTGTCGGTTGAGATGCTTGTCCGGAATAAATTATTAGCAACTTCAG GTTATCACTCTCTCTATCAATGGTACCAATCAGTAGAAAGTAGGTACAGTCCACTCCCAAATGTTGCTCGAGCTTTTTTAGAACAGTggacatttggcctttatcctgCATGTATCAAGTATCTCATGTCTGCATTTGACGTGCCTGAG CTCATGGCAGTCACTCGGAGCAACATATGTGAGAAAGGGATGGAATCTCTATCTCGACGGGGTGccatcatttattatttttctgtgTTCCTTTATTTCTGGATCTTTTCGACTCAAACAGTTTCCTTGGTGTTTGGAAGCTACTTATACATCTGCATCAACTGGTTTAACTTACACTATGATGAAGCCTTCTCTTCTCTTAGGATTGCTGATTACAAAGCTTTCACCCGATTTCACATCCAATCAAATGGTGATCTTAAAGTCTTCACCCTTGCAGTTGATAag GTACCAGAGGAATGGCAGCAGGATCCTGAATGGGAGAAGGAGTCATCACAAACCTCAGAGGAGTTGAGTCACCGCAGAAAGGTTCCCAGCCAATGGAAGGCTGCTGCTCCGTCTCTGGACCCCTTAGCTACTGTGAGGATTATTGAAGAATTCGTCATTTCAAAGAAAGATCATAGCCCTAATATCAGTGAAACAGAGTGTAGCCAAACAGAAGAATCGACCTGA
- the LOC122298474 gene encoding uncharacterized protein LOC122298474 isoform X2, which translates to MAFATSFHVLRFKSGQTYGSFSNFLLECRDERPLEPRNLKDQVCSYWLITTPRVESLSYYYSPLFAILDNYGTIYVIYGKFDKSGSPKVTTDEIYPVYSLWATFIGLYIANYIAAKLSASKEEYEKKKKRNNEQMKPDFSDMVPWYSGTSADLYKTVFDIVVSVNVFLGRFDMRILQAATSVVEGVSTNRRNIQDGVPHEDFLYDVYSEKEELWFDFIADTGDGGNSTYTVARLLAQHSITLRDCNLSLNRGDLLLIGGDIAYPNPSQITYERRLFRPFDYAFQPPPWAEQARMAVNKHPGPPRVYGQVTPYEGPPYEGPRCFLIPGNHDWFDGLHTFMRNICHKSWLGGWFMPQRKSYFALKLPKGWWVFGLDLALQDDIDVYQFEFFSKLAQERVGEKGTVIVMTHQPDWIINWYDKASDSKNNVSDLMCNILKERCKLRIAGDIHHYMHHSVKSGGSDEPAYAPHLLVNGCGGAFLHPTHVFRDFNKSHGVSYKLEKAYPSFEISRRLALKNILNFRKQNWRFDFIGGILYFILVFSMFPQCELGHIFQSDSVFSFLRNCFGTVLNAFIYMLDHSYASLGGSILFLLVAIAFTPSKAPWKTRIAIGSFHFSTHLIVALVIMLVLELSVEMLVRNKLLATSGYHSLYQWYQSVESRYSPLPNVARAFLEQWTFGLYPACIKYLMSAFDVPELMAVTRSNICEKGMESLSRRGAIIYYFSVFLYFWIFSTQTVSLVFGSYLYICINWFNLHYDEAFSSLRIADYKAFTRFHIQSNGDLKVFTLAVDKVPEEWQQDPEWEKESSQTSEELSHRRKVPSQWKAAAPSLDPLATVRIIEEFVISKKDHSPNISETECSQTEEST; encoded by the exons ATGGCTTTTGCTACATCCTTTCACGTACTGAGATTCAAAAGTGGCCAGACATACGGATCATTCTCCAACTTTCTGCT TGAATGTAGAGATGAGAGACCGCTGGAACCAAGAAATTTGAAAGACCAAGTCTGCTCATATTGGCTAATTACTACTCCGAGGGTTGAGTCTCTGAGTTACTATTATTCTCCCCTTTTTGCCATATTGGACAATTACGGGACAATATACGTCATTTATGGCAAG tttgaTAAGAGTGGGTCCCCCAAGGTTACAACGGACGAAATCTATCCAGTGTACTCGTTATGGGCCACATTTATAGGCCTTTACATTGCAAATTATATTGCGGCGAAGTTATCAGC GTCAAAGGAAGAatatgagaagaagaagaagagaaacaaTGAACAAATGAAGCCTGATTTTTCAGATATGGTTCCTTGGTATTCAGG AACATCAGCTGATTTATACAAGACTGTTTTTGACATTGTGGTATCAGTAAATGTCTTTCTAGGTCGCTTTGACATGCGCATATTGCAG GCAGCTACAAGCGTGGTTGAAGGTGTGTCAACAAATAGAAGGAACATTCAAGATGGAGTTCCACATGAAGATTTTTTGTATGATGTTTATAGCGAAAAGGAAGAACTATGGTTTGACTTCATCGCTGACACTGGCGACGGTGGGAACTCAACTTATACAGTGGCACGACTACTTGCTCAGCATAGCATTACTCTCAGAGATTGTAATCTTTCCTTAAATCGCGGGGACTTACTACTCATTGGAGGAGATATTGC GTATCCTAACCCGTCACAAATCACATATGAAAGGCGCCTCTTTCGTCCTTTTGACTATGCTTTTCAGCCGCCACCATGGGCTGAACAAGCCCGTATGGCCGTTAACAAGCATCCGGGGCCTCCTAGGGTTTATGGACAAGTGACACCATATGAAGGGCCTCCATATGAAGGGCCTCGATGTTTTCTTATTCCCGGAAACCATG ATTGGTTTGATGGACTTCATACCTTTATGAGGAATATATGCCATAAGAGCTGGTTGGGTGGGTGGTTTATGCCTCAGAGGAAGAGTTATTTTGCATTGAAACTCCCTAAAGGATGGTGGGTGTTTGGTCTTGATCTTGCACTCCAAGATGATATTGATGTGTACCAATTCGAATTCTTCTCAAAACTAGCTCAAGAAAGG GTTGGAGAGAAAGGCACTGTGATTGTTATGACGCACCAACCAGATTGGATTATTAATTGGTACGATAAAGCTAGTGATTCTAAGAACAATGTTTCAGACCTGATGTGCAATATTCTTAAGGAAAGGTGTAAGCTTCGAATTGCTGGTGACATACATCACTATATGCACCACTCTGTTAAATCTGGTGGGTCAGATGAGCCAGCTTATGCACCACATCTACTTGTAAATGGTTGTGGTGGAGCATTTTTGCATCCCACTCATGTGTTTCGTGATTTCAATAAATCTCATGGAGTTTCCTATAAGCTTGAAAAGGCTTATCCTAGTTTTGAGATCTCAAGAAGG CTTgcgttgaaaaatattttgaactttCGAAAGCAGAATTGGAGATTTGATTTTATTGGTGGCATCCTATACTTTATATTGGTTTTTTCTATGTTCCCACAG TGTGAGCTTGGCCACATCTTTCAATCAGATTCAGTTTTCAGTTTCTTGAGGAACTGTTTTGGTACGGTGTTGAATGCTTTTATATACATGCTGGATCACTCTTATGCGTCTCTGGGTGGTTCAATATTGTTTCTGCTGGTAGCAATTGCATTTACACCCTCCAAAGCGCCATGGAAGACAAGGATTGCGATTGGGAGTTTTCACTTCTCTACACACCTGATTGTAGCTCTAGTTATCATGTTGGTGTTGGAATTGTCGGTTGAGATGCTTGTCCGGAATAAATTATTAGCAACTTCAG GTTATCACTCTCTCTATCAATGGTACCAATCAGTAGAAAGTAGGTACAGTCCACTCCCAAATGTTGCTCGAGCTTTTTTAGAACAGTggacatttggcctttatcctgCATGTATCAAGTATCTCATGTCTGCATTTGACGTGCCTGAG CTCATGGCAGTCACTCGGAGCAACATATGTGAGAAAGGGATGGAATCTCTATCTCGACGGGGTGccatcatttattatttttctgtgTTCCTTTATTTCTGGATCTTTTCGACTCAAACAGTTTCCTTGGTGTTTGGAAGCTACTTATACATCTGCATCAACTGGTTTAACTTACACTATGATGAAGCCTTCTCTTCTCTTAGGATTGCTGATTACAAAGCTTTCACCCGATTTCACATCCAATCAAATGGTGATCTTAAAGTCTTCACCCTTGCAGTTGATAag GTACCAGAGGAATGGCAGCAGGATCCTGAATGGGAGAAGGAGTCATCACAAACCTCAGAGGAGTTGAGTCACCGCAGAAAGGTTCCCAGCCAATGGAAGGCTGCTGCTCCGTCTCTGGACCCCTTAGCTACTGTGAGGATTATTGAAGAATTCGTCATTTCAAAGAAAGATCATAGCCCTAATATCAGTGAAACAGAGTGTAGCCAAACAGAAGAATCGACCTGA